One window of Quercus robur chromosome 12, dhQueRobu3.1, whole genome shotgun sequence genomic DNA carries:
- the LOC126709984 gene encoding heavy metal-associated isoprenylated plant protein 12-like encodes MTMNDEKTKKKAMQAVADVYGVNSIEANLNEQLLTITGETDAIAIAKKLKKIGKIELVSVGPDKEEEKEEEKEENKDQKK; translated from the exons ATGACTATGAATGATgagaagacaaagaagaaagCCATGCAGGCTGTAGCTGATGTTTATG GAGTAAATTCGATAGAAGCTAATCTAAATGAGCAGTTGCTGACCATTACAGGGGAGACGGACGCAATTGCAATAGCTAAAAAACTGAAGAAGATAGGAAAAATAGAATTAGTATCTGTTGGTCCTGATAAAGAAGaggagaaagaggaagagaaagaagaaaacaaagatcaaaagaaataa